The Solenopsis invicta isolate M01_SB chromosome 1, UNIL_Sinv_3.0, whole genome shotgun sequence DNA segment gcgatgtatatattatttgtattttacaataaaataaaagatgaaacAATCTGTAAAACTCTAtcaaattcgaaaaaaattcggTTTTATCTTGCTATATTTTCTTATGTCTTTCGTAAGAGACGTCAAGTTCACTGACGCAAATAAATATACGATTGGATAATTTTGgcttttaattcaaagaatttgCTACGATTTTTCTTTGCACGTCGCGTGTGCACGGAAAAATCATTCAATCAAATATTCAAGATATTAAACGCATTACCTAGTCGATTTTCCTGTGTAAACTCAACTCGGAATAATTCTGAGATATACACGTGAGATCACGTGGATAACtccatttaaacatttttttttgtcctGTGGAAAAACTCCAAACACTGATCGCAGTGAGCAGCTGCGACCAATCGCAACGCGATAAAATTGTACGCTCCCAGAGAAGCAGTCAATCACAGGCCTGAGACAGAAGAACGCCACTTGTATCGCACGTCCGTAACCGCGCGTGATTGGCTATGATCGATCAAAAGCGCGCGGACTTCCACGCGGCATTGCATGTCTGCCTGGGTCGGGGGTCGCGAGTGTCGCGAGCGGCGAAACGGGGTCCTGTGACGTTTGTGACAGTTTGTCTCGCGCACGTGTCCGCGGGTGATCGCGTTCGTCGTCGACAGCGTTCAAAGCGGACGGATCCTCGTCGCCGCCGTTGCCGCTGGCTGTCATGACCAGCCGTGTTGATTCCGCGCGAGGAAGTGCCACTGATGATCAATATATCGCCGCGTTCACGTTACctctgccgccgccgccgccgttgctgctgctgctcccCGGCACCGAGTGAGATCTGGAGTCACCAGGTGACTCGGGCCGACGTCCGTGATTCGCGATGACGAGCAAGAAGAGTCACACCCTCCGCATCGAGTCCGAGATCGATCGGAATCGCGAGGATGGCAACTGGAAGAAGGTTATACAGCTCGCAGATCAACTCAAAGTGCAGTACCCTAGCTACGGTAAAtgtctgtttttcatatcttctccttcctcctcctccctcccctTCCCCCCGTTACCCTCTGCCCTTTTTGGTTACGATCAGATGGCGGAATCGTGGCCGTCTTCCCACATATTCTCGTCTCGATCCCACTGTTTCCTGCGAGCTTCTTcgcaagaaagaaagagacgagTGGACGAATGGCAGGGAGAAAAAAGATGTCACGTCACATAAAGATCAAGGATATCCGCAGAGACTGCGTGAACGAAATGTCATGCTCATtccatttaattatatatcaagcGTTACGCGTATCCTCAATGTTTTTGTTCCCACGATATTTCGCATTATCATTTACGTCATTTTTATGAGACTCCCACAATTTACTCTTCTGCGCGATAGACACGCAAGAAGACTGAAAATGaatgtttatgtaatattatacactATTTGatgtattgcaataaaattgtgacaaatgctaaattttatcaaatgaaGCTAAATATCTGCTAAAATTCTACTTGATTGAATATTTGCATTTGTCGATTCgataaaattgtgataaatgctgaattttatcaaatgaagctaaatatttgataaaattctaCTTGATTGAATATTTGTATCTGTAGATTCGATATACAGTAAATAGAGGAAGAATTTTATAGCAACGTCTATTTTGCACGATAGAATGTCTGGCGAATTTCTTAAGTGGAGAAGCAAGATTGGAAAGCTTTTTGGAGCAAACTCCGCCGATAGACGCTAATATTGCCAAGGCGCGAAATGGATTGACGGAAACGCAGAAATTCTTGTTGTTAGCTGCTAATGAAAAAGATAAACAGGTACTATAAtgtcataacaaaaataatgtttgacaGACAAAAGTTAATTGAATCTAAGTTTGATTCGtttctaataatataaatgatctTTTAGGCATTAGTCGTGCTGGATGCGCATCTGCTGCTTGGAAAACTTCACTATGCAATGGGGATGTATGAGGATGCGCTCCACCACTATCAACAAGCCGAACTAGATACACTTACAGAAAAGCAATTACCTTGTCGAAGTTTACGTATTATAGCAGAGTCGTATGCAATTAAAGGTTTGCAATTGACAACTTCTATGGTTTCTTCCTTCTGACAATAGTAGTACGTTTTTAGTGCTATATTTAAGAAGGTACACATAACAGCTTGCTTATAGTTTTCTGTGTTTTCTCTCTTAACAGTAGTTTTTTTGTTTGATAGTTATgtggttaaatatatttatatacatatatatacatatcatttttatgTGCAAGATTTTGCATTGAGCATAAAGGCATTTCATAATAGATAGTATAATTTGAAACTTATATACTTCGACAATTTTACTGCATATATTATCTTCCCATTAGCGTGTCCATGCACTAATCTTTAGTAACGAGTTAgacacatttatttaattcataaatttcttGTTATCCagtatattcatttattactATGGCTTGTGTATgatttagagaaagaaaaatcgtTTACTTTAGACACTGACAAACATTTATCCTGCCGGAGACTGCGCATTATAGCAGAATCGTATGCGATCAAAGGTTTGTATGCTTGTTTGCTTTGTTTTGCTTGCATCtatttagaaatttagttaacaTAAtgcacaatttaataatatatattacacactTTATAATCCACCTTATCACAATATAGAAGCTTGCTTGTGTAAATGCTTTTGTGAACTTTAAGAACATACACCAGCacgtttatttgtatatttttaatacttagaattttttaaaattatctttagtgAACTAAACAAAAGTTCTCTGCTTCtgcttcttttaattttatctacttATTTTCGAATATAACTAGATTTAGTTGTAATGAGTTGAGGGTAAGCACAATATGAAGGTCCTTATTATTCACAAGGAATGAAAGTGTAAcaagttttgtaaaatattttgtttctggCCACTaagattgaaaattttaattttattttttatattaaattttagtttttttttgcattgaATAAATGTATCAGTATTCCCTGATTGACATTGTAAACTGTTATTCATGTTAGGTCTCTGTCTGGAAAGGCTGCCACCAAACTCTAAATCAAAATACAAGATTACAGAATGGCAAGAACAATTAATTAAGTGTTACGAGATTTCTGGCGACTTGACGCTGGTGTACTTACAGGAGCAAGATAAAATTGCTATGCAGCAACAAAATGGTATTTCCACTATAAACACAAATAATACAGGTAATTGTTCGGAGAGATTATCAATGAGAAATGTATGCctttaacattttaatgttttttttttttttttcatttgtagGTACACTCTCCACACCAACTCCAGTTTCCACAAAACATATCGGCCCTATTTTGGAGACTGCGCTACAAAGAGCACCAATATTGTACATTCAAACCGGCAACATACAAGCCGCTGTTAATCGTTATAGGTATGCATTATTGTAATTATGAATTCCATAATTCtagttttaacaatatataaaaaattattttatggtttatcaATTAAGAAAACGttatactatatttatttaaaaaaatataatttataattattatagcaTATAAGCTTCTTTTTTGgatcatttttttatgaatttttaattggaTTCCAACAGGGAGATTTTATCTGCTGTTGAATCTACAACCACTCAAAGCTTGCGGGTAACGCTGACCAGGCAGTTGGCGGAAGTGTTGCTACGTGGTATAGGCGCCGACTATAAACCACCACAAGAAAACCAAACTGACACAATGGGTAATAACCGCATAAATATGATAAAGTATttcttttgaagaaaaaaatccaTTGATATTAATCGTAGCAGTGAGACGGGTGAATCATTATTCGGGCGCCAATCCGACGGATTCGCCGTGGAAACCAAAGAAGTATGCGGGACCGAATATGTTCGTCCCCAGGAATGAGTACGAGGAGACAATTCTGTTGCTGTTGATCAGTGAGGCGATGGCTGTGAGAGATGCCGTTCTCAGCCAATCGCCCGAATTCAAGGAAGCCAGGATACATGCGTTTGAGAATGCCACTGCTATCTACGATCTACTCACAGTTGTCGTCGTTAGATGGAGTCAAGTGGAACTTTTACACGAGGTtgagattctctctctctctctttctctctttgtggAAAATCTTATTGTCATTTTATTGTCTACTATCGCTTTATTGTCGTTTTATTGTCTATCATCGTGATATCGAAGATCTTCTcttttcaactaaattttttgtaccattcatcttttctctttttctctttaatgcggaaagacaaagaaaaaagatgaaCAGTATATGAACGTGTTTAGCTAAAAagaatagattttaaaatttatgtatttcttccgagaaatttaatttaatgttttatgacAGTCTTTTGAAAGAGCAATGAAATTCTCTCACGAAGAAGTGCATATATGGACGCAGTACGCGTTATGCCTGTTAAGTATGGGAAGATATATGCACGCATATAGAGTTTTGAAGGTAGTCGCCAGACTATCGCCGCAGAAAGTAATGCCTTGTCTGTTGGCGGCGAGGCTGTGTTACGAGCAATTGAACttggtaaataaatttttttatttgcgttttcatttatatttaaacataaaaagtaCATTTTCATGCTGACAATTTTAAACAGATAAACGAAGGCATTGAGTGGAGCCAAAAGGCTTTGCAACGAGAAATGGCAAGTCCGCAAGGGATGCAATCTAGATGCCACTTGTACATTGGAATTGGCCACAGTATGCGTTCCACAAACACGATCGTGAAGCAGGATAAAGTGCATCATACAAACACCGCGTTAGATTGCTTTCAGAAGTACGTATTTTCCGCTTAGCTCAATGTATAATGATTAGGAaatctcatgttttttttttaaattaattaatagaagaCCATGTTTTTTCGAATAGGGCGCAACAATGCGATCCCAATGATCATCTAGCCGAGTATTATTTGGCTCATGAGTATGCGATAAACAGACAGATAACCGATGCCATTGTACACGTGAAAATCGCGCTGAATCTACGGGCAGAACACATTCCGTCGTTGCATTTATTCGCATTACTCCTTTCGGCACATAAGCAGTATTCTGAGGCGTTGCACGTAATAAACAGCGTTCTGGAAGAATACCCGGACAACTTAAATTTCCTCTATGTGAAAGCGCATCTCGAATTGCGAAGTATCGGTGGCGTCGACGCTTTATACACCATCAGCCATATGCTACATTTATGGAAAAGTCTCTACGAGGATCAGACTAACGTTAATTGCAACGAGCAACAAAGCGAGAAACGCAGTGAAACTAGAAGCGTCTTTCAACTGTACACATCGGAAATGTCTGATAAGGATTCTAGTAAGATTTATCATACATGTAGTAATacatttaattgaataatatagatatagaaataacaaaattatattattaaacagattaaattatcattgcatttttcaataacgtatctcaacattttattaaacagaaacctaattattaattttagtacACGACAAACTCTCCATAATAATTTCCCAAAAATTAACTGATTTCACAACTGATCTGACAATTTCTGACAGGTTCTCTGCATGCGCAATCATTAGCCGCTTCGAGAGTTGAGCAAGCTCTTTCCGAGGTCGCCTCATCAATTAGTTCGTTCACGCCGAAGCCAGGGCCGCAAAGAGCATGGCTGCTGCAATTGCAGATCTGGCTTCTACTCACCGAGGTTTTCCTTATCCTGGACCAACCCAACGGCGCCGTTTTATCCCTCCAAGAGGCAACCAATATCTTCCCGTTGAGTCACCACATTATGTATACGGTATAATAGCTTGAATCTTCTCGCCATTATGTATCTCTATGTTCAATTCAGATTAAATGATTCATTCAAGAGATTGTTATACAATGTTATGATAATCAAGTACAATTACCTCTTTATAGCGTGGCCTTCTGCACGAGTACAAGTTAGAGTACACGGAAGCGAAGCAATGCTATCAAAACGCTGTTTCAATTAATCCTTCGCACATAAAGAGTCTACAACACCTGGTAAGAATTGTACtaaatgtatatcaattttcaaatatattttatataactttttacatGCATTTCTTGATTTTACACTTGTATAATATTGGATAACGATTTATATGCATTTAATACTATTTGTACGTTTATATTTACAGGGTCTTATTTATCACTATTTGGGTAGTCAGAGACTAGCTGAAAAAACCTTGAGGGATGCCGCGAAAATCGATCCAAATTCTCATCAGACTTGGTATATTACATGGCCTCAATTGATTATACATATACGTAACATAGATTATCGTGATGTCTTTGTGACACGAACCAATTGTCGTTTATTATCTATAATAATCTTACGATGATAGCATTATATCTGTAATCAGTCatcttaaaaattgataaatcgaGCGTTAAGATACGAATACGAATAATACgcgtatttttttcaatttttctgataataattgagcatttattaatataattttagctattataattaatttattacttagatATAAGttacgtatatttatatatttttattcaatgttgTGGATTATGTGGATAgtatcaagaatattatatttcagGTATAATTTGGGAATGGTGTTGGAATCGTTGGGTGAGGTGGAGGCTGCCAGCGACTGTATGGCAACGGCGTTAGAGGTCGAAACGACAAATCCTATTTTACCAATTCTGTCGATACCAGTGACTTTTGAATGATTCAGTTTCTTAAGGAAATAAGATTCAAAGTCACGGTTTACCTTTTCTCTATACGTTTGTATTTTCGCGGGCATTCCCTCGCCTTCCCGTCAATAGTACCTGGACACGTTGTACTATTGTATAAACTcattgttaaaagaaaaaaaaaagaagatatacTTTAACTGTACAAAATAGTTACAATCGATGTAATAAATTCGAATAAAGTCTTACCTTCAAAATATCGGAAAAACTCGCGAAATGTGACGCAGCTATCGCGAAAGAGACCTTTCGTGGTAGGAGTAATCCCAGGACTTTAATTTAGATCTATGTCTGTTGCCGAGCAGAGCAGCGGAGTCGTATGTCCCGTCGCAGCGTGGATAAGATAAATTTCAAGCACTCGTATCCGATACGAATCCTTGCACGAATTACACAGCGACAGCCGCCGTAATTTCTATGTTTCTATCCGGTACAACGTAGAAAGATCGGTAGATTTTCCGCGCTTGCAGACGTTTATGATGACAGCGTCGCTCGCCTCTATTATTCAGAGCTATTATTTCGATTACGTACTTTATCATCATTTTAGAGCAGGTTGTCGCGAGACTATCGACTTTCGCCGGGTTTTTTTTTTCCGCAGATAGTCCAATCTCGTGTATTTGCGCGATACGCGCCGTAAACCTGCGGCGAATGCGGCAGTGCGCATACGTGATGGCCCAATTTGCGCGCGATGCGCAAGCAcgtatattacatgtatacgcGAAATCGTACGTaggtacgtacgtacgtacgtatataCGTGTATAAGCGGATGCACGGACGAACGGGCGGACGGTTCGGATCGGAAAAGTCTGATGTAATGCCTCTCTAAAAAtgtagtaatttatttttatagaaatcgATAGGGACGAGATTTTATCGGAGCGGCGCGCGACGGTCGATCTTCGTTTTCCTTCTGTCTATCTactcttttttcctctttctctctctctctccccccccctctctctcttcatcTTTGGATAGGAGAGCAAAGGAGTCCGACGAGAGAGACGTCTTCTGTCTCTCTTTTCCCTCTCCTTCGATCATCGGcgaatacatacatacatacatacgttttGTACGCGCGACGTGTAATAACGGCTGTATATAGAACGCACGAATGACAGTCGCGTTATCGTTAAGAGGTAGCTATTTTCTTTTGTGTAATcgatataataatgttatacatGCATGGCCTGGTTTCGCGTAGGGAGCTCGGGGGGAAAGCGCCTTGTGGATCGCCTTCGCCGGGAGGGTCGGCGCGTATTGACGCGTATGCAGAGGCACACGCGGATCGCTCTCGCACGCGTTTCTCTATCTAATTTCAAATTACATCAGCCGGGAAGTCATTAAGAGATACAGCAATTTTCCGGTTGGCAGCGAAGCTGCGGAAACGTGCGGGCGAGCGGCGAAGACGCAGAAAATATCCTAACGACGTTTTCCGGAGAAGATCGGCGCGTCTCTTTTTGCCGTTGATCTTACTACGCGCTATATTAACCCAGTAAACAAGGTGACGTTTTAATGACGTACATTTTATTGACGTTAGAGATGTTAAGACGTTATTAATAACGTCATTTGACGTCACCTTGTTTGTTAAGGAATCTtgtattttcgaaaaatcgAATTAGATCGGAGAGATATGATGATGATCCACGAGCGAACGCAAGAGGGAGGACAAGGGGGTGGGGGGACACTTGCCCCTCTTCCTTCCgcttaaaattttacaagaaaaaaattataaaaatgatttttacgaAAAGTCACGTTTTTTGGCCAACGCAACCCTTTATTTCCTAAATGggacaaaaaaatttgtttaagtaaaaaatattgaaacttgTAGAAAAGTTAAgacattgaaactttttttctagCAACAAGGTATGTGCTTAATTGTGCACAACaaacagtattaaaaaattttttggtacATTGCAAAGATGAAAATTAGGTTGctgttaacaataaaaaaaattgccagaatttgttcaaaaatttatcaGAATTATGTTGACTTTTGAGAcagtttttaaacatttattaaataaatttcagcaaaaagtaTCAAATGTTCTTGAAATTTACACGAATTTCTCGGAAAATGTGGATGGTCTTTTTGCCggaaaaatgtgttaaaatagACTCGTTTCTGGTAAATTCTGacgaaaaaagtaaaatttaattttgttcaaaatttcattttgggcaaatttcgagaaatttttttttagattttttcatataagttttcaaaatttttataattaatttatttttgtttaattatatttgtttaattttataattttttcagattttttatacgaattgtaacacttcagaaatactcagtctatatcttttctcaaaaatttttatacacgttaattatgaaatatcctaaaattttctaagattttctattttataatttctgataaaatgttataaaatttagaaaaattaaaagattattttttagaaattatggattgaaaaatcttagaatatttcagaatttatatctataaaacattctaagaaaaaatgtagactttttgagtatatttaaaaaaatgttccaattcgtgtaaaaattacgagaaaaattttcactaaGAAATGGATCATGTATGATAATAATGCTGGCAAAAAATTTGCCAGAATTTGTCTAAAAATTTGCTagaattatattaacatttggAACAGTTTAACGaataaatttcgacaaaaaaaaatcgaattttccAGAAATTGTCTGAAATTTGGAAAAACGCGGACAGCCTTTTTGCCGGTAAAGTGTGTTAGAATCGGGTAGTAAATTCtgacaaaaaaattcaaattcaattttgttcCAATTTTCATTTCGAGCcaattctttaaagaaatttttaccaGGGAGGTATACGCAAAAAAATGGTGCTTGCAatgaaaaaacaataataagcaAATTTGCTATAAATCCTTTGGCATCAGTATAagtatcttaataaattttgcgtgaaaatacattttttggcTCTGGCTCTCCCCCAACTGAAATTCTAAGTACGCTCATAATATGATTCCAAGCGGAACAATAATGTCGAAGTGACAATTAGAGTAAATTGTTACCAATcaaaaagtgatatttaataattactttcaaaatattttcacatattttttgaTGTGGTGATTTTTTTGTTCTTGAGAAAAAGGGACTGTCGCGGGGCATAATGTGCGTAATGTGAATTCCACGTTGACCGTTAGACGTCACGCGATCGTATTTAATAAGGGCGAGTCTGGAGGAAAGCGCGATAGCGGGCCCCCAGGCGCGAATTTATATTACACGGGACACGGAAGACGGACGTTTTAAATACGCATTGCAATGAAAATGCATATTACACATCGCGTTCGAGCTACACGCGGCGAGACGCGGACGCGGCTTTATTATATTCAGGCTCTCCTCCGCATTTGTACGTTTAAAGCCCATATCCATTCTCTACCCCATACTAACCCACATTGCaagtattctttaaataaagaatactaTGGAGTCTGTAGgacgcatgtgtgtgtgtgtgtgtgtgtgtgtatgtgtacgttGCGTTCTGTTGTGTACTGCGCAGCCTTTTCTCTCGTATAcgctccctctttctcttcctttttctccCATTCGACGTCTAGAACGTGCAGCTCACGTCCCACACCCTCGGTCGAACGTCGCATTTAACCGGAGATCGGAACAATTTGAAATTTCGACGGTATACGCTTCCGTTTCGAGGTCGGATATTCGACGCGGAAAGGGCGCTTCTTATCACCGAGCGAGTATCGCGCACGATACGAATATCGCAGAAATTACCTTCCCGCTTCCCATTTTTTTCCCTTACCGCGCCTTGGTATTGGGATATATTGCGCAACAAACGGAATTCCATTTTCCCTCTCTATCCCCGTTGCGTCGCCGTTCCACACCCTccgcccccccccctctccgCTCACCGCTCTTTCGCGCAAGGACGCGaggaatatcaatttttaacggGCGATAGCGTGACCGTGCGAGAGACCGATGCCATTACGGTAAAATTAACATTCTTTACTGCGGCTCTCCTATTAAATTCCCTGCCTCcacctgcctgcctgcctgcctgcctgcctgcttgcctgccaaccaaccagccagccagccagccagctaGAGAGAGCTAACCAGCTTACCCACCCACCCAACCACCTACCTACCCTGAGAAAACCCACCCCGGGTACGGAGCGTCCCCGACTCTCGACGCCCTCGTTCTCTCGCTCGCGCGCACCCtcctcactctctttctctctgttcaCCCCCTCGCCGCCCCGTCGTCCCGTAACGAGATTACCGCGGTCGTACCGTTTCGCCGTCCCGTTCTATCGCGTGTCGCATTGCGCGTCCTAGCGTGCGCAGGCCCGACGCACGgcaacgcggcgcggcgcggcgcggcgcgccgtgCCGCACGGTGCCGCGTCGTCATATGCGGCGGCACCAAGACTTTTCCCCGAGAGCGGTAGCGGCGGGTGGACCCCctcgacgcggcgcggcggctcgGTGGCCCTATGGAACTACGTCAATGACGTTAGCCTTTGACGACGC contains these protein-coding regions:
- the LOC105203614 gene encoding tetratricopeptide repeat protein 7B isoform X4 — its product is MTSKKSHTLRIESEIDRNREDGNWKKVIQLADQLKVQYPSYECLANFLSGEARLESFLEQTPPIDANIAKARNGLTETQKFLLLAANEKDKQALVVLDAHLLLGKLHYAMGMYEDALHHYQQAELDTLTEKQLPCRSLRIIAESYAIKGLCLERLPPNSKSKYKITEWQEQLIKCYEISGDLTLVYLQEQDKIAMQQQNGISTINTNNTGTLSTPTPVSTKHIGPILETALQRAPILYIQTGNIQAAVNRYREILSAVESTTTQSLRVTLTRQLAEVLLRGIGADYKPPQENQTDTMAVRRVNHYSGANPTDSPWKPKKYAGPNMFVPRNEYEETILLLLISEAMAVRDAVLSQSPEFKEARIHAFENATAIYDLLTVVVVRWSQVELLHESFERAMKFSHEEVHIWTQYALCLLSMGRYMHAYRVLKVVARLSPQKVMPCLLAARLCYEQLNLINEGIEWSQKALQREMASPQGMQSRCHLYIGIGHSMRSTNTIVKQDKVHHTNTALDCFQKAQQCDPNDHLAEYYLAHEYAINRQITDAIVHVKIALNLRAEHIPSLHLFALLLSAHKQYSEALHVINSVLEEYPDNLNFLYVKAHLELRSIGGVDALYTISHMLHLWKSLYEDQTNVNCNEQQSEKRSETRSVFQLYTSEMSDKDSSSLHAQSLAASRVEQALSEVASSISSFTPKPGPQRAWLLQLQIWLLLTEVFLILDQPNGAVLSLQEATNIFPLSHHIMYTRGLLHEYKLEYTEAKQCYQNAVSINPSHIKSLQHLGLIYHYLGSQRLAEKTLRDAAKIDPNSHQTWYNLGMVLESLGEVEAASDCMATALEVETTNPILPILSIPVTFE
- the LOC105203614 gene encoding tetratricopeptide repeat protein 7B isoform X1, which translates into the protein MTSKKSHTLRIESEIDRNREDGNWKKVIQLADQLKVQYPSYECLANFLSGEARLESFLEQTPPIDANIAKARNGLTETQKFLLLAANEKDKQALVVLDAHLLLGKLHYAMGMYEDALHHYQQAELDTLTEKQLPCRSLRIIAESYAIKEKEKSFTLDTDKHLSCRRLRIIAESYAIKGLCLERLPPNSKSKYKITEWQEQLIKCYEISGDLTLVYLQEQDKIAMQQQNGISTINTNNTGTLSTPTPVSTKHIGPILETALQRAPILYIQTGNIQAAVNRYREILSAVESTTTQSLRVTLTRQLAEVLLRGIGADYKPPQENQTDTMAVRRVNHYSGANPTDSPWKPKKYAGPNMFVPRNEYEETILLLLISEAMAVRDAVLSQSPEFKEARIHAFENATAIYDLLTVVVVRWSQVELLHESFERAMKFSHEEVHIWTQYALCLLSMGRYMHAYRVLKVVARLSPQKVMPCLLAARLCYEQLNLINEGIEWSQKALQREMASPQGMQSRCHLYIGIGHSMRSTNTIVKQDKVHHTNTALDCFQKAQQCDPNDHLAEYYLAHEYAINRQITDAIVHVKIALNLRAEHIPSLHLFALLLSAHKQYSEALHVINSVLEEYPDNLNFLYVKAHLELRSIGGVDALYTISHMLHLWKSLYEDQTNVNCNEQQSEKRSETRSVFQLYTSEMSDKDSSSLHAQSLAASRVEQALSEVASSISSFTPKPGPQRAWLLQLQIWLLLTEVFLILDQPNGAVLSLQEATNIFPLSHHIMYTRGLLHEYKLEYTEAKQCYQNAVSINPSHIKSLQHLGLIYHYLGSQRLAEKTLRDAAKIDPNSHQTWYNLGMVLESLGEVEAASDCMATALEVETTNPILPILSIPVTFE
- the LOC105203614 gene encoding tetratricopeptide repeat protein 7B isoform X2, encoding MTSKKSHTLRIESEIDRNREDGNWKKVIQLADQLKVQYPSYECLANFLSGEARLESFLEQTPPIDANIAKARNGLTETQKFLLLAANEKDKQALVVLDAHLLLGKLHYAMGMYEDALHHYQQAELDTLTEKQLPCRSLRIIAESYAIKEKEKSFTLDTDKHLSCRRLRIIAESYAIKGLCLERLPPNSKSKYKITEWQEQLIKCYEISGDLTLVYLQEQDKIAMQQQNGISTINTNNTGTLSTPTPVSTKHIGPILETALQRAPILYIQTGNIQAAVNRYREILSAVESTTTQSLRVTLTRQLAEVLLRGIGADYKPPQENQTDTMVRRVNHYSGANPTDSPWKPKKYAGPNMFVPRNEYEETILLLLISEAMAVRDAVLSQSPEFKEARIHAFENATAIYDLLTVVVVRWSQVELLHESFERAMKFSHEEVHIWTQYALCLLSMGRYMHAYRVLKVVARLSPQKVMPCLLAARLCYEQLNLINEGIEWSQKALQREMASPQGMQSRCHLYIGIGHSMRSTNTIVKQDKVHHTNTALDCFQKAQQCDPNDHLAEYYLAHEYAINRQITDAIVHVKIALNLRAEHIPSLHLFALLLSAHKQYSEALHVINSVLEEYPDNLNFLYVKAHLELRSIGGVDALYTISHMLHLWKSLYEDQTNVNCNEQQSEKRSETRSVFQLYTSEMSDKDSSSLHAQSLAASRVEQALSEVASSISSFTPKPGPQRAWLLQLQIWLLLTEVFLILDQPNGAVLSLQEATNIFPLSHHIMYTRGLLHEYKLEYTEAKQCYQNAVSINPSHIKSLQHLGLIYHYLGSQRLAEKTLRDAAKIDPNSHQTWYNLGMVLESLGEVEAASDCMATALEVETTNPILPILSIPVTFE
- the LOC105203614 gene encoding tetratricopeptide repeat protein 7B isoform X3, which codes for MTSKKSHTLRIESEIDRNREDGNWKKVIQLADQLKVQYPSYECLANFLSGEARLESFLEQTPPIDANIAKARNGLTETQKFLLLAANEKDKQALVVLDAHLLLGKLHYAMGMYEDALHHYQQAELDTLTEKQLPCRSLRIIAESYAIKDTDKHLSCRRLRIIAESYAIKGLCLERLPPNSKSKYKITEWQEQLIKCYEISGDLTLVYLQEQDKIAMQQQNGISTINTNNTGTLSTPTPVSTKHIGPILETALQRAPILYIQTGNIQAAVNRYREILSAVESTTTQSLRVTLTRQLAEVLLRGIGADYKPPQENQTDTMAVRRVNHYSGANPTDSPWKPKKYAGPNMFVPRNEYEETILLLLISEAMAVRDAVLSQSPEFKEARIHAFENATAIYDLLTVVVVRWSQVELLHESFERAMKFSHEEVHIWTQYALCLLSMGRYMHAYRVLKVVARLSPQKVMPCLLAARLCYEQLNLINEGIEWSQKALQREMASPQGMQSRCHLYIGIGHSMRSTNTIVKQDKVHHTNTALDCFQKAQQCDPNDHLAEYYLAHEYAINRQITDAIVHVKIALNLRAEHIPSLHLFALLLSAHKQYSEALHVINSVLEEYPDNLNFLYVKAHLELRSIGGVDALYTISHMLHLWKSLYEDQTNVNCNEQQSEKRSETRSVFQLYTSEMSDKDSSSLHAQSLAASRVEQALSEVASSISSFTPKPGPQRAWLLQLQIWLLLTEVFLILDQPNGAVLSLQEATNIFPLSHHIMYTRGLLHEYKLEYTEAKQCYQNAVSINPSHIKSLQHLGLIYHYLGSQRLAEKTLRDAAKIDPNSHQTWYNLGMVLESLGEVEAASDCMATALEVETTNPILPILSIPVTFE